Sequence from the Salvelinus alpinus chromosome 35, SLU_Salpinus.1, whole genome shotgun sequence genome:
TCGTTCATTTGAACCAATCctataaattattttatttagaGATTACCAACATTGCCTATAGAAATGTAGCAGTCACAAATGAGTTGAGAAACAAATTTCTCTTGCAAAATGCTTTAACACAATCAAAACTTAAAATAGCCTACCTGTCACAAAATGTAATAACTCCAAAACAGTATAATTTGTCATCTTAAtgagaatatttatttctcaaaatcAACTATCACCCTCAGAATTTAGAATACATGTTACAAGCAAAgccacgggaagtaggggtgctgctgCAACCCCTGAAAAAGCAgaattgaataataattacttttattcacaaaagtagtgcactgggactttactagtcctgtattagcagatCGATATAGCCATCTGTAGTGTGGGCAAAAAAAAATTCCAGCACATTATctctgaactgatcaattagctcagttggccaggtgtggtgcctagttggaacaaaatcctgcagtaTTCCAGGAACATGGTTGCCTACCCGTGTCATAGGTTAAGGTGGCTAGAGGTTTCTTTAGTTTCCAGAGACCCAGGCGGTGGTCTCAAAAAGGCCTCAATCGTTTAGGGATTCTAGATTGAAGTTACCACCATCATGCCATAGGTTCTCACTTTCCTCCTGCTGCTGCTCCTCTACTTTAACATCCTTGTGCCCATTGGGTATGAAGTTTACTTCTAGgtaatactgcactgttggagcaagaaacacaagcatttctgtgcacctgcgataacatctgaaattctgtgtacgcgaccaatacacTTAGATTGATTTTGATTTCAGTAAAGTCATCAAGCAGCCATCTTGGAGAATGAAGTAGAATTCCTGAGTTACCTAAGCTGTTTCACGCAGAGAATACTCATTATAGGATATCTATGGTTACAGGGCTTTGACTGGATGATTAAATTCCACTATGTCAACTGCACCAGATGAAAAAGAGCACTAACTTCCACTTAGTGACTCCCAAATACAGTAGGTCAAATAGAGATCTCACTTGTCCTTCAAATTGAACCAATCATAGAAGACAATTCACACACATGAAACCACAAGGCTTTTATTCAAAAATGCATTTTGTCAGGAACTAAGATGTAGATACTCATATGTAAATAGATAATTCTCATATATAGAGAGAAACATATGTGCTAGAGTCATTGAAATATTCATACACATTTAGGTGTGTATGTCCTTTCATCTATtctcaaaaaacaaaacaataaatgcaaCGGCTGTATCACTGCTTAAAATGGACGACCCTTCGAGGCCTTTCAATGACACCAAAATCTGAATGAGCAGACATGATCaaagaaaaaaaagtgtgtgtgtaccaATTTGTATGATGAAATCAGAAAAACCTCTGGAATATAAAGCATTGTTAGCTTGTTTAACATGGCATAACATGTTAGTTTGTTCGATGTTCATTGATTTATTCAAGACTTCTCCCACACTGCAGCTCTATTTACAGTCTGGTAGTTGGCAGCATGGGAGGTTGtagctggggaggagggagggtctCCCTCCCTGGTTTAGTTGGCAGGGTGGGGGGGTCCCTCTGGGATGAGGGAGGTGAAGAAGGTGCTGATGAAGGACCAGGTGGAGGCCAGGAAGCCGTGGTGGCGGGGAGCAGCGGGAGCTGCCGGGTCCTCTGGGCCTTCCTCTCCACTGTCgccctcctcatcctccagccCTTCATCCATCATCCGCTCCTGAGATGAAGAGAAACagaacaagagaaagagagaataagagaaGGACCATCGGTTTGAaaagcagagatggagagagagaatgtggcAGAGAGAAAGGAGCAGcttggacacagagacagatcagACAGAAAAGCataaccacacagacagagatggaatCCATCTTAGACAAGGAGCACCCACCATCTCCTGGATGTCCTGGTGTCTCTCTGCCTCGTCCTGATGAGCCAATCCCGCTCCTCCTCCTCCGGGGTTCTGCAGCTCTGGCCTAAAAGGAAACCAACCAGCCCTGTGCCTAGTTAAAACACAATCACAAAATGAGTATCTCACACACAGATACAAAGTAAACAGGGTCCTTCAAAAGTATCCATTCTAATGTCAAACGGATAGTGTACAGATGAGAACTCACAAAAAGACGAGCAGCATGGCACCTATCACCATGACgaagcggccaaaggaggagtagAAATACACGATGCTGAGCAAGATGGCGGCGCGGGAGACCGTGTACATCCAGTCCAGCCAATCACGGTTCAATTCGTCCTCATTTAGCACGGCCCCGCCCTGGGCATTCATCTGGATATTGGGATTGGCCGGCCTGTCCTCTTGGATAGGGTTAGGGGCGGGGTTAGGCCCCAGGGGAGGCGGAGCTTCATTTGGCTGTGCGGGTTGGGGGGAGTGGGTGGGACTGGGGGagtagggaggggtggaggggggctGTGAGGCCGCAACTGCTGCTTGACTGGAAGAGGGAGAGATtggggaagagaaagaaagacataAATATGTATTAGCGGATAGAAGCTAGTGAATTTAACTCATTCCAACGTAGAGAAGTCTGTGGTCCTTATGGGTTGTTAAGATTGGGCCCTAAGTGCAGACGACCCTGACTTACTATTGCATGTAGTAGTGGCGTGCATACATCTGCTGCCACCAGAGGACCTGCATGGGCATGTACATGGGGTGGGGGGGCACACCTGCAGCCATACCCCCCTGTACCGGGACCTGCGTCCCATCTGGCCTGTGGAGGAAAAACAGTCACATGTGCATTCAAAAACTATGCGCACACAATATTTTCTGCATTTCCCCCACCATTTTTGAaagttttaaatgtaattttacttCATTTCCTGACTAGGTGGAAACTGAAAATTAGATTAGAAAATTGATCCCAATTAGAAAATTGATCCCAATACACAAGAACAGTGCTTACCATTGCATTATACCAGTAGAGGAAGGGTTTTGAGGGTTAAATTGGGGGAAGCCTCCACGATGCCTTAGCCCATCATAACTTCCTGTTACTGAGGATGCGGCGGACTGACTGTCCTGATTTGGTGCTGTGGCTTGGGAGGTGGAGCCAGCACTGTCTGAACTCTGAGTGACAAGACATACACCAATCATAAACCagcagaggaaagaggaggaataAAAGCGTTAATATATTGGTAAAAAACAATGCCACTTTGGGAATAAGGACAGCTGCAaagtagggctgggcggtatagtGTATTTTACtctataccggtattgatgcacagacaagtttgggtttttactttaccttgtataacggtatttcaatgtttggtttgttaaatgtgttaTGCCACTCCACCGTGTGTAATGGCagttggttcctaccctgtcacaataacctctccctcactttttcagtgtgtcagacagtgtgtgtgtgcccactaTACTCCAACTTTTGGTTGAAATTTGTCCAAAGCCCTATTTGTCCAAAATTTGTCCAAAGCCCTATTAAAaacacttagaatgtatgtgttgccactagaggtcgaccgattatgatttttcaacgccgataccaattattggaggaccaaaaaaagccgataccgattaatcggacaatttttttttacatgtatttatgtatttgtaataatgacaattacaacaatactgaatgaacacatttagtttaacttaatataatacataaataaaatcaatttagcctcaaataaataatcaaacatgttcaatttggtttaaataatgcaaaaacaaagtgttggagaagaaagtaaaaatgCAAtaagtgccatgtaaaaaagctaacgtttaagttccttgctcagaacatgagaacattaaaagctggtggttccttttaacatgagtcttcaatattcccaggtaagaagttttaggttgtagttattataggaatttataggactatttctctctataccatttgtatttcatatacctttgactattggatgttcttataggcactttagtattgccagtgtaacagtatagcttccgtccctctcctcgctcctacctgggctcgaaccaggaacacatcgacaacagctaccctcgaagcatcgttacccatcgctccacaaaagccgcggcccttgcagagcaagtggaacaactacttcaaaggtctcagagcgagtgacgtcactgattgaaacgctattagcgcgcacccagCTAATAagctcgggagttgataggcttaaagtcataaacagctcaatgcttgaagaacagcgaagagctgctggcaaacacacgaaagtgctgtttgaatgaatgcttacgagcctgctgctgcctaccatcgctcagtcagactgctctatcaaatatcaaatcatatacttaattataacatactaacacacagaaatacgagccgtaggtcattattatggtcaaatccggaaactatcatttcgaaaacaaaacgtttattctttcagtgaaatacggaaccgttccgtattttatttaacgggtggcatccataagtctaaatattcctgttacattgcacaaccttaaatgttatgtcataattacataaaattctggcaaattagttcgcaacaatccaggcggcccaaactgttgcatataccctgactctgcgtgcaatgaacgcaagagaagtgacacaatttccctagtttaatattgcctgctaacctggatttcttttaactaaatatgcaggtttaataaAATATacgtctgtgtattgattttaagaaaggcattgatgtttatggttaggaaatgcgcttttgttaaatcatccccagtttggcgaagttggctgtctttgttaggaataaatagtcttcacacagttcgcaaagagccaggcagcccaaactgctgcatataccctgactctgttgcacagaacgcaagagaagtgacacaatttccctagttaaaataaatacatgttagcaggcaatattaactaaatatgcaggtttaaaaaaatatacttgtgtattgattttaagaaaggcgttgatgtttatggttaggtagacATTGGTGCAAAGAaggtgcttttttcgcgaatgcaccTGTTAAATCatccgtttggcgaagtaggctgtgattcaatgataaattaacaggcaccgcatcgattatatgcaacgcaggacaagctagataaactagtaatatcatcaaccatgtgtagttaactagtgaacatgtgtagttaactggtgtgtagttaactagtgaactagtgacacaatttcaccaggttaatattgcctgctaacctggatttcttttagctaaatatgcaggtgtaaaaatatatacttctgtgtattgattttaagaaaggcattgatgtttatggttaggtacacattggagcaacgatacgcaccgcatcgattatatgcaacgcaggacacgctagataaactagtaatatcatcaaccatgtgtagttaactagtgattatgattgattgattgattgttttttataagataagtttaatgctagctagcaccttaccgtggctccttgctgcactcgcataacaggtagtcagcctgccacgcagtctcctcgtggagtgcaaagtaatcggccatgatcggtgtccaaaaatgccgactaccgattgttatgaaaacttgaaatcggccctaattaatcggccattccgattaatcggtcgacctctagtttccaCCCCAGGGTCATGCACTAATAATAAAGCATATTTAGAACTTGGCATTTAATTTCTATCTGATTAAATTGTTGAGCTCCACAGAATGACTCCACACCATTAGACGTACCCCAGAGCTGGAGCCGGGTTCAGAGATCAAAGAGCTGGGGGCGGAGCAGTGAGGCGTGGGCGACGCTGGAGGGGTACGAGAGGCACACACCAGGTGCATCATGTGATAACCCTCTTGCTGTAGGTGGAAATAGAGGGTTGGATGTGGGGGGAAAAGGAGAGGGGCGTAATTAATCATTTGATTCTGTTTTGGTGATTGgtgtgagtgagagagcgagcgagcgcaaGGAGGGGTAATTTCAGGGAACAGGCTAGAATTCAGGGACAAAGCCAACCTCAATGTTGCTTACTACATTAGATCAGCTATTGTTATACCGTCACAGTCTCTTCTGCCTCACGCTCaccctctctcacaaacacaaggGGGTGGGCCCTATGTAATAAAGGCTCAGCAGTCGGTTGTCTGTTATGTTGAGTGAGGTTTCTGTGACATTGCATACCAATTCTAACATTTCAGATACAGTGTTAGTCCACCATACTCCAAACTTCGACCATATGCCACAGCAGAAAAACAGAGACAAGGTCGAGGGTGGTCTTTACCTTCCTGAGGACATCCCTCAGCTGCAGGTGGTCCTGGAGGAGATGGCCTGAGTATACCAGCCGCTGATCCTTGGATGACTAAGACAACACAACTGTCAGTCTGAGAAAGCCTGTTGCAGAATACACAACTAGAGCATTTAAAATCACATAGTTTGGGTTGATAAGCCCTAAATGCAAAAATTTTGGAAATGTAACACGTGCCTCTAGCTCTTAATTATGCAAGAACAATGGTGCTGAAAGTATATCAACAAGCTGGTAGGGCAATATTTCTTGCACATACACATGTATGTTTATTAATACAGAAGTACTATTGCAACCATTGACCTAAATGTTTCACTGATCTGATACAATGACTGTACATGACATTCGTAACATCTCTGGTTGGAAAATGTGCACATTGTTTTTATGTAGATttgagaatatttgcatgaaaatctggcAGCATTTGGATAGAAACCCAGTTTGTGTTCCAGAAAAGACTAAACATCTTCAGATTAGATTACATTAGTTTGGGGTAGATTGCACACCTGAACGCATGCCTGCAGCGTCACAAGACAGTGCTTTACAGAATTTTTGCATTATGtacagaacacctactcattcaagggtttttctatattttcaaaattttctacattgtagaataatagtgaagacatcaaaactatgaaataacccatatggaatcatgcagtaaccaaaaaagtgttaaacaaatctaaatatattttatatttgagattcttcaaagtagacaacCTTTGctatgatgacagctttgcatactctttgcattctctcaaccagcttaatgaggaatgcttttcaaacagtcttgaaggatttcccatatatgctgagcacttgttggctgctttcattcactctgcggttcaactcatcccaaaccatcacaattgggttgaggtcgggtgattgtggaggccaggtcatctgatgcagcaccatcactctccttcttggtcaaatagcccttatacagcctggaggtgtgttttgggtcattgtcctgttgaaaaacaaataatagtgggactaagcgcaaaccagagtggatggcgtatcgctgcagaatgctgtggtagccatgatggttaagtgtgccttgaattctaaatacatcactgaccgtgttaccagcaaagcacacacacacctcctcctccatgcttcacggtgggaaccacacatgcggagatcatccgttcacctactctgcgtctcacaaagacacagtggttggaagcaaaaatctcaaatttggaccaaAGAACAGatgtccaccggtctaatgtccattgctcgtgtttcttggcccaagcaagtctcttcttattggtgtcctttcttCGCAACAATTcgtccatgaaggcctgattcacacaatctccgctgaagagttgatgttgagatgtgtatgttacgtgaactctgaagcatttaattgggctgcaatctgaggtgcagttaattcaaatgaacgtatcctctgcagcagagggaactGGGTctccctttcctgtggcggtcctcatgagagccagtttcagaaaccgtcaagcgctatgatgcgactgcacttgaagaaacttccagTTCTTTAAATttcccgtattgactgaccttcatgtcttaaagtaatgatggaatgtcatttctctttgcttatttgagctgttattgccataatacattaccaaatagggctatcattggtataccacccctaccttgtcacaactgattggctcaaatgcattaaggaaagaaattccacaaattcacttttaacaaggcacctctgttaattgaaatatattccaggtgactacctcatgaagctgattgagagaatgcaaagagtgtacaaactgtcatcaaggcaaagggtggctatttgaagattctcaaatatattttgatttgtttaacacttttttggttactacatgattccatatgtgtttttgcatagttttgatgtcttcactattattccacaatgtagaaaatagtaaaaataaagaaaaacccttgaatgagtaggtgtccaaacttttgacttgtactataCGTAAATGTGGACCTATGTACCTATGTACATAGGTAAAATCAAGCATTTCAAATCCCAAAAATGTAGTCTATGCTCAGAAGTGATAGTTGGGTTTCGGTTTTGTGGTCAAGGTGCATCAAGATAGTGCTCACAAATAAACAATGTGGCAGAGAACCCAATGTGTCATTCATTTTGGAAAACCTTACCCTTGCAAATGAACTATTAAGATAATTTCCCTTGACTAATCCCTTCATTTAGGATGCTTGGTTGGTTGCTGTAGTTATACTGAAACTGAAACtgtctgaaactgtccgccgccattgtcgcaccccctattaccagcctgttcaacctctccttcgtatcatctgagatccccaaggattggaaagctgccgcggtcatccccctcttcaaagggggagacaccctggacccaaactgttacagacctatatccatcctgccctgcctatctaaggtcttcgaaagccaagtcaacaaacagatcactgaccatctcgaatcccaccgtaccttctccgctgtgcaatccggtttccgagccggtcacgggtgcacctcagccacgctcaaggtactaaacgatatcataaccgccatcgataaaagacattactgtgcagccgtcttcatcgacctggccaaggctttcgactctgtcaatcaccatattcttatcggcagactcagtagcctcggtttttctaatgactgccttgcctggttcaccaactactttgcagacagagttcagtgtgtcaaatcggagggcatgttgtccggtcctctggcagtctctatgggggtaccacagggttcaattctcgggccgactcttttctctgtatacatcaatgatgttgctcttgctgcgggcgattccctgatccacctctacgcagacgacaccattatatatacttccggcccttccttggacactgtgctatctaacctccaaacgagcttcaatgccatacaacactccttccgtggcctccaactgctcttaaacgctagtaaaaccaaatgcatgcttttcaa
This genomic interval carries:
- the LOC139564171 gene encoding homocysteine-responsive endoplasmic reticulum-resident ubiquitin-like domain member 2 protein isoform X1; this encodes MDPGAVDSPVTLVIKAPNQKYDDQTINCFLNWTVEKLKSHISNVYPSKPSSKDQRLVYSGHLLQDHLQLRDVLRKQEGYHMMHLVCASRTPPASPTPHCSAPSSLISEPGSSSGSSDSAGSTSQATAPNQDSQSAASSVTGSYDGLRHRGGFPQFNPQNPSSTGIMQWPDGTQVPVQGGMAAGVPPHPMYMPMQVLWWQQMYARHYYMQYQAAVAASQPPSTPPYSPSPTHSPQPAQPNEAPPPLGPNPAPNPIQEDRPANPNIQMNAQGGAVLNEDELNRDWLDWMYTVSRAAILLSIVYFYSSFGRFVMVIGAMLLVFLHRAGWFPFRPELQNPGGGGAGLAHQDEAERHQDIQEMERMMDEGLEDEEGDSGEEGPEDPAAPAAPRHHGFLASTWSFISTFFTSLIPEGPPHPAN
- the LOC139564171 gene encoding homocysteine-responsive endoplasmic reticulum-resident ubiquitin-like domain member 2 protein isoform X3, with product MDPGAVDSPVTLVIKAPNQKYDDQTINCFLNWTVEKLKSHISNVYPSKPSSDSAGSTSQATAPNQDSQSAASSVTGSYDGLRHRGGFPQFNPQNPSSTGIMQWPDGTQVPVQGGMAAGVPPHPMYMPMQVLWWQQMYARHYYMQYQAAVAASQPPSTPPYSPSPTHSPQPAQPNEAPPPLGPNPAPNPIQEDRPANPNIQMNAQGGAVLNEDELNRDWLDWMYTVSRAAILLSIVYFYSSFGRFVMVIGAMLLVFLHRAGWFPFRPELQNPGGGGAGLAHQDEAERHQDIQEMERMMDEGLEDEEGDSGEEGPEDPAAPAAPRHHGFLASTWSFISTFFTSLIPEGPPHPAN
- the LOC139564171 gene encoding homocysteine-responsive endoplasmic reticulum-resident ubiquitin-like domain member 2 protein isoform X4 → MMHLVCASRTPPASPTPHCSAPSSLISEPGSSSGSSDSAGSTSQATAPNQDSQSAASSVTGSYDGLRHRGGFPQFNPQNPSSTGIMQWPDGTQVPVQGGMAAGVPPHPMYMPMQVLWWQQMYARHYYMQYQAAVAASQPPSTPPYSPSPTHSPQPAQPNEAPPPLGPNPAPNPIQEDRPANPNIQMNAQGGAVLNEDELNRDWLDWMYTVSRAAILLSIVYFYSSFGRFVMVIGAMLLVFLHRAGWFPFRPELQNPGGGGAGLAHQDEAERHQDIQEMERMMDEGLEDEEGDSGEEGPEDPAAPAAPRHHGFLASTWSFISTFFTSLIPEGPPHPAN
- the LOC139564171 gene encoding homocysteine-responsive endoplasmic reticulum-resident ubiquitin-like domain member 2 protein isoform X2 produces the protein MDPGAVDSPVTLVIKAPNQKYDDQTINCFLNWTVEKLKSHISNVYPSKPSSKDQRLVYSGHLLQDHLQLRDVLRKSSDSAGSTSQATAPNQDSQSAASSVTGSYDGLRHRGGFPQFNPQNPSSTGIMQWPDGTQVPVQGGMAAGVPPHPMYMPMQVLWWQQMYARHYYMQYQAAVAASQPPSTPPYSPSPTHSPQPAQPNEAPPPLGPNPAPNPIQEDRPANPNIQMNAQGGAVLNEDELNRDWLDWMYTVSRAAILLSIVYFYSSFGRFVMVIGAMLLVFLHRAGWFPFRPELQNPGGGGAGLAHQDEAERHQDIQEMERMMDEGLEDEEGDSGEEGPEDPAAPAAPRHHGFLASTWSFISTFFTSLIPEGPPHPAN